The following are from one region of the Peromyscus leucopus breed LL Stock chromosome 18, UCI_PerLeu_2.1, whole genome shotgun sequence genome:
- the LOC114693337 gene encoding sentrin-specific protease 2-like, protein MSPEHPRKGQKRKRQEEWGTLVQTQEPAEPRRRVKQEQGEIELECEEPGKGQIRKPQEEDRSQLKPGECAKDSQEEALAEVKSVDGGKGRKHSYCNTEEGVQEHDKEKYRRLLEKYRVVAQPGDHVSSDPHSAHRSPVDTSKKIKGRVEGQIHRSEPTHSEPGQSACAVTREGQSPVKSEKRSSEEKISNAEEIVGTNLNNDSRGHHPQPDFLGGAQVQIGLDSVSNDILNNKIPRAKEKALADQEKGRGLDHGPDVTADMEKEIRSALGPGPEDEILSCAFKLRITRGDIQTLKETQWLNDEVINFYMNLLMERNQNEGYPSVHAFNTFFYTKFKCGGYRSVKRWTQAVNLFAKELILVPIHLDVHWSLVVVDLRIKHIVYLDSMGQKRPDVLKMIFQYLQDESKARRNIDLHPLEWRQYSMPAEEIPQQRNGSDCGMFTCKYADYISRGQSLTFSQQHMPLFRKKMVWEILHKRLL, encoded by the coding sequence ATGAGCCCCGAACACCCCCGGAAAGGGCAAAAGAGGAAACGCCAGGAAGAGTGGGGAACCCTTGTACAGACTCAAGAGCCAGCCGAGCCTAGGAGGAGGGTGAAACAGGAACAGGGTGAAATTGAGCTTGAGTGTGAAGAACCCGGCAAGGGTCAGATACGGAAACCCCAGGAAGAGGATCGATCACAGCTAAAGCCCGGAGAGTGCGCCAAAGACTCTCAGGAAGAGGCCCTGGCTGAGGTGAAGTCTGTGGATGGTGGGAAGGGTCGCAAACATTCCTACTGCAACACAGAGGAAGGTGTTCAGGAACATGACAAAGAAAAGTACCGAAGGCTGTTGGAAAAGTACCGGGTTGTTGCTCAACCCGGTGATCATGTGAGCTCTGACCCTCACAGTGCTCACAGGAGCCCTGTGGACACCTCGAAGAAGATCAAAGGCCGTGTGGAGGGACAGATTCACAGATCTGAACCAACTCACTCTGAGCCAGGGCAATCTGCCTGTGCTGTCACGAGAGAAGGTCAGTCACCAGTGAAGAGTGAGAAGAGGTCTTCAGAGGAGAAAATTTCCAATGCAGAAGAGATAGTTGGAACAAACCTCAACAATGACAGTAGGGGACATCACCCCCAGCCCGACTTTCTGGGAGGAGCCCAGGTCCAAATCGGCCTAGACAGTGTCAGCAATGACATTCTCAACAACAAAATACCTAGGGCCAAGGAAAAGGCTCTTGCAGATCAAGAGAAGGGCAGAGGACTGGACCATGGCCCCGATGTCACAGCAGACATGGAAAAGGAAATTAGGAGTGCATTAGGCCCAGGGCCAGAAGATGAGATCTTGAGTTGTGCCTTCAAACTTCGAATTACGCGAGGAGACATCCAGACACTGAAGGAGACCCAGTGGCTCAACGATGAGGTCATCAATTTTTACATGAATCTTCTCATGGAGAGAAACCAAAATGAAGGATACCCATCAGTTCACGCATTTAATACCTTCTTTTACACCAAATTCAAGTGTGGAGGCTACAGGTCAGTCAAAAGGTGGACCCAGGCAGTAAACCTCTTTGCAAAGGAACTTATTCTGGTGCCGATTCACCTGGATGTGCACTGGAGCCTGGTGGTAGTAGACCTAAGAATAAAGCATATTGTCTATCTGGATTCGATGGGACAGAAAAGACCAGATGTCCTCAAGATGATTTTTCAGTACCTGCAGGACGAGAGCAAAGCCCGAAGGAATATTGATCTGCACCCTTTGGAGTGGAGGCAATACAGCATGCCAGCGGAGGAGATTCCTCAGCAGCGGAATGGGAGCGATTGTGGAATGTTTACCTGTAAATACGCAGATTATATTTCCAGAGGCCAATCCCTCACCTTCTCTCAGCAGCACATGCCTCTGTTCAGGAAGAAGATGGTGTGGGAAATCCTGCACAAGCGCTTACTGTAG